The DNA window tatatcattgtaatacattttacaaatcaacgcacgtaaaaagagctcctggcgacatacctgcgcagtgagcgaaatacggaaCAAATCGGGAcgttttttcaaaaattattattttttcctaacgtgttttttctgtgtatcgaatatgtgtaaataaatgtctctctctctttctcaaaTTGGCGGCGgtgcagtgggggacgcgggagggggtcacgccattggcttgttagtagACAggtgcgcaaacgtatcccctccactagccacccagagctctttttacgtgcgttgacttataTTTAGGATATGTTTATAAAAGCACCTTAAGGCTGTGTTTGCACCAGAGATGCGAGGAATGCGTGTCATGAaccaatcatcatcagcctacagcagcccactgctggacataggcctcttccaaggcgcgccacaacactgccTTCAGCCCCGCGCTccgcgcagctctagtggaaacagcgaAGATAGAttaattaagcgtttctattcaGTATTCAatcatttattgctttaaagaATTCCATGCAATACAATAGAGTTCAATTCAGAGAATTacattaatacaatttttttttttttttaatttgttcatgaacatttctcgcacatctctggtgcaaACGCAGCGCCATACGATTTTTGTATCACTTTCTTGCTATTATTTTGCATTTAGCCATCGCACGGCCAGCTTCAAGTCATTTTGGTGCCTGTTCCTTTGGGAAACGATTGTGATGTGTTTCGACTGTTTATGATGCGTGATTGGCTAGTTCgttaatacaataaataaatagaaaatacttCCTACGTGtgcgttttatttttagtgttacaGGACAGGTGTCAAGCAacaatatattctttgtattgtaaagTATGACTGTGCCCACTAGcccgtttcgtaaccaaccgtcgccgcgggtcatgtatgcgcttgacgtTCCGGTCCTGACACGCTCCTGTTACTGTcgtggcatgatacggtgtggTGGATAGAGACCTTAAGAGTTATAAAGGTTCCTAACCCTTCattggtataggtagtgccaccagaatTGAAGTCACGCGCGCATGTGTGCTCTGGTTAAGTTCgcaacgcgtcagtgtagtgtggtggcggtgatagatggatttgtgtgtgttcttacagtgtggagatggaatgggggctatcgttttttgtatcactagatggcgcactgttgcgtgaggtttttaagtatggctttcaaagtctgttattacgggcgtgaaaacaaagtttagattaaaatcatatttaatacaacttaaaaccgtaccataaaaatatcgagcatgccacagtgttgcatagtccccgttttgttcggaaaaagggagaacaaaggtttccgaaagacaaaactatctcaaaacacaaacacccattgccccggaacgcatatttgccataattaatttcagatagtttagtttagtttattgcaaaatattcacaaaattattctaattataaataaacccgcgtagctcacccaaaaactatgagatttgacatttcggagacctcacgctacactagcgcctctagcggcgaattcatacgcgatagccctcattgcatgaACACTCATATCTTGTATAAACTTAGCTATTAATTCATaacgtcgcgggtgagcaagggaATTCTTATAGTTCATTCAAGAACAAGTTGTGTAATGACAACAGGATTTTgatcattctccttttgtgcaatcacttatttttgtagctgtgtgagTAATCATTCaattcaactctcgtggcactacctataggtaTAAGCATAAGTTGCCAGTCGGTTCATTGAATCACGTCGACTGATATAGTCTAATTCATGTAGAGCCATCCGGCaaccgaccagcaccgcctcgattttcggcgtccactcgtcaggtggtccacgcgcggacggcgcattgacaacgagtggacctcgcgcggtccacgaatttccgagtagggGGGATGAAGTGGGTGGAGAGCGCCGCATCGCAAGCGTGTGGCAGCGAGTGAGTGGTCCACTGGCCtggccgtccgcgcgtggacacctcgcgagtgaggcgatccggtgacgctacggagttgatgtagtgagcgcatgccgatacaaatccatatgaagaatactaaccgctcgaggcgaggcggtgctggtaaagagctgtgacctttagggtcagtggcgtagctaggtaacctagggccctggggcaaataaaaaaatggggcccactgctatcaaaactggtaaggttttttgaagtaaaatcattatatataattaaaaatgctaagcaactttatcatcagctataaagcagaatttcgagggccccggggcactgccccgcctagccccttggtagctacgtcACTGTTTAGGGTCTACGCTAGCCGGcgcgttgccagctcagcaggtataaacgctcttaaggtttgaattaacggtcaaattgtaacacacgtttctcggtatttcgaacacaaatggactaaattaaaatcaagttgatttgtcgctggtttttctgtggcgtacagagcacgtcacttcgtttgtttcgTGGCGGTAGAGTTAAAAagcgtgtgcaaattttaccgttaagtttaaaatgttgaaataaatggagtatagatggcgcgggtgcaggtacaatcctaTGCAGGCgccgcgcgcagttagcgcagCTCATGCTATtgatcagaaatgaggagatacgtagaagaataagggtcaccgacatagacgattacgaattagctcgttgaagtggcaatgggcaggccatatagcacagagaacagatggtcgttgagaccgaaaggttctcgagtggagaccgcggatcggcaagcgcagcgtagggcgtccaccaacgagatggacgatcacggtggatgcaagccgcttccaaccgaggcaactggaggcctatgtccaacagtggacgtcctatgactgatataatgatgatgatactattgttcaacaggcgTTCACCCGCTCCggcgctccgtgcaaaccgcgtcagctagcgtaggtaGGACCATAAAGTCAACAAATGGTATTGAACCTTCTGTCCGGTTctcattattccagtaaaatcgtgccagtagcaataaattcaaaataattacacaagatcaatcgagcaccgcagtttCATGGTACaggaacggttttactggaatgATATGAACCGGGCATTAGGGAACTTTAGAAATTTCTTGATGAACTATACATTAGCTAAacaaaaaggtaataaataaaacatttaacaacttatttattaaataaatatctacatcattaaaattacaaaattcaaataaatagcCTAACCTTAAGTTGTGGTAAAAAACATGAGAACAACGCTTTGTGCACAGTACTCagtacttaaatataaatatagctATCACATCTATTTAATGCATTCACTGCCAACGGACTTCTAccacgcacatgtgcgttcaaaatatATGAATGATTATGACAGTGGCACTGGGCGAAATTCCGAAAACGcttatatgcgtcggtggcagtgaatgcgttaacaagagctattgtttttgttttaggtGCATGTGCTATCATTGTGTCTATGTAGGGCTGGTACGCGACATGGCTTTGGTGCCCTTTTAGATATAAGCGATAAAATGACAGGTTGTGTATGTCTTCAGATATAGAATATTAATACTGTCCTACAAGATAACTCTATAAAAGTTATGCTgagttgcatagacgtagcgcTATCGTAAGGTTGAGGGTAAGTAAAGTAATTGTTAATTAGGTTCCTAGTTACTAATAAAACGGTGTTAACATtaaagtacttaataatatcatGATTTCATTAAAGCTGCATTCAAATTATTGCTTCTCCAATCTCAATTCTATTCTTCAAATTAGATGGGGGCAATCCTTATCTGCAACAAAATTAAGCTATTAAATAGAGTTCTAATTAACTGATGGGTCTCTAATTGAATGTTGTATAATGAAGTTACCTCCCGTGTTCATAAGTTTTTAGAGACACtgaaattttcaaatttgaatttagaatatTTGTGTTCTATTTGTATTGTAAggttcagtatttttttttgttatggacagaataagaataagaaacatttatttcataactaacataatcaattaggaagtaacaaatattccaATTACAGACAGAACAATTTACTACACCATAAAAAAAGGTCTATTATAGATCGACCATTGTAAACCCAGCCTGTAGTTAAACCTTTTCACGATAAACATCCCGGTGGCTTCCTTGATGAAAACAATGATGGCTCACTTAGACAAGGTTGTACTGCAATCTGATTTACCTAGTTTTAGTCCCGTCGTGTGCGCTCGCCGTGTGTGGAATACCGTGGAGGCACCTGCCGGTACTTCCACCACTCCACGGCCACTGCCACAGCCGCTGCCACCACCGCTGCGCTGATCATGATGCCTTTCATTAGGACCTCCATATCTGACCTGTAAACATAACTTGGCTTTAGACAAACTTTaaacatattatataaaaatgtatggGTCCTGATTCTTTATCCAAtgaaaattgagaaaaaaaaagtaaatatccTATTCCTACTTCCttcctactgatattataaatgcgaagtgttcagtatgtatgtgtatttgttGCTCCTTCACGCtataacggctggacggatttgggatataaataatatcatggatAGCACAAAAATGTGACATTTAGAGTTGTAAAATCCACTCCTCCACCTCAACTCACAGTTTTTCAAATTTGGCGCCCGTTTTCAAGTGCCAAAATTCACTTATGAaaccaaagagtatataatcactgcgtttttatgaaactattattatgatatgacgTACACGTACCTACTGCACTACGCAAACaaactataattttataaacaacGCTATTTTAGCAAGCGAATTCGTCGCGATTGCAAAAAACAAGagctaatattgtaaataacatTATCTGGCCCACAACAAGCACTTTGTTTCCTTTCACGCTCATTAATTAACTTACCTAGTTGTGCGCTGTAATAACTTTCAGATACTTTACGATACTGACTTATCGTATCGACTAAATAAGCTGGTAACGTTGCTAACACCGATTAAACGTCATGATAATTAATCACGTACGCTGCGCTACTAGATTAGGATACTAAgagataattaataattttgcttcTGTTTTGATTCTATGAAAAAAATGTGCCGTGATTCCCCCTcgcacaataaataaaatacgcgCTTCACAAATTTCACAatacgaggtatatttttttataagtagaaTGGACCGTTTCGTTGTTCGTGATAGTAAacgtcaaataaacaaaaaataaataaattacagtaTAATCATTCGAACAAATCGTGAGACTAAATTAATTAACAGTTATTATGGTTTATCACAACAATTTCTGCCGTCGGCGTATCAGCTGAAAATAAAAACGATTTTTAAAGCTGTCTTCGTTTTCTGAGTAGAATGGAacgtgcagttttttttaagtcataGGCGTAAGTTGGGCGTAAGATGTgtgaaaaataaacaacataatTCTCGTTTTACAAACGATTCAAAGATAACAACGGTGGTAAAAATCATGAATGATTTGAGTAGTAAGCGTATTTATTAAAGACCTACCTTGGTCCTACCTAATTAATACTATTTCGACTATAACCAAGTCACAATCGACAATATtgactatatatatatttttctaatctGTACCCCCAACACTCCAACACTATCTGTCAACGTCAACTTCAAAACACTGCAAACGAAAatattgtaatcgagaactgaAGGTGATTTTAAGAACAACGCAATAATCAGGAATAAAGATGAGTCTGCGCGAAGAAGATCGGCAGAAGAACAATTGCCCAAGCCGCGGTCTTGGTTTGGCGGCCGCGGCTATAGGAGTCGGCGTAGGGGCCGCTCTGTACTACTTCTTTAACAAGAGGCCTGAGAACCCAGACGAAGAAGGCTCTACGTCAGGTTGGACCTGCGAGCAACCTCACGCCTTGTGAGTACGATATTAAAGCCTATTGTAGCCTATCACGCTTTGCTTCCGCAccatttatttaatgtttttatttacgtgTTATTGCGTTTACTAATTTTGCTTTCACAATATCTGCCTTCACATGAGATAGGTAGAATTAAATTATGTCTTACAGTTGGTAAGTCATTAGTGTTAGTACTTAATAATCTagatttaaaatgatttatttgactACCCTACATTTGATCATGGTCTATATTGTACCAGAAGGATCAGTGGCTGTATCCcatacattcatacatacatttctttctaccctcatcttactcagtgtgatagaaagaagtagAGAAAACACaatagacaatttttttttttgtttttgctgcATCATGGCGATCTGTTAAGCTCAACAATAAGCCACTACTCCACAATAGACAATAAGCGGCAATTATTTGAGTGTTTCAACTGTCTCATTTTGCtgcatattatttaaataatataacactggccgtttttctgccaatttgattttcttctaaaaatggTGAAACGCAACTTACAAGTACAAAttagtgtagagttagaaatgaagtagaattactgattaAGTAAAACAGGAATATATTTGTAATTAACACCTTCTATAAGTTACATCAGTCAGGagttaaaaaaatccaaaacatTCTCAAGGGTGTTCATCTAAACTCAATCATCTGTGATAAATTTTCTGATAACATTGTCATCTCACCTTCATGCTGTCTTTGTAGTAATTTATTTAGCGAAGAAGAATCAGACACTAGCATGGCAAATCAATATAATAGCCCTAACAACTCCACGTCCTCTGAATATACAACCATCTctgaaacaacaacaacagacACCAGTGTACATGATACAGAATCCAGCGTCTCTTCGGCAAGCTCGGAACAATCTGAAGACGACTACATAGATGTCATACCAAGCACAGATGAAGATCTAGACGTATTTAACATAGAAGATTTCGTTTTAAACTCGGACAGTGTCGAAGTAGATTCAGATTCACAGGAATGGGAAGATTGGGATGTGACTGATTCCTCGCTGGGGTTGCCGGAGGATACGTTGTTTAGAGAGTTGTCTCCGCTGCGGATAGCTATGAATAGCATTGGGGCACTTTTCAGCCCCAGAGGGGCGAGGAATAATAGGAGCAGGGTCCGAACGTAAGTTTACGAGATCGCACACGGTGATTTTGTAGTGACGCAGTCGCGATACACTTGCGATGCAGTTGCAAAACAGTTGTGATATAGTCGCGATGCTGTTGTAGCTCATACCCTCGCACACGTTAACACGATTCTACATTGCGACTATCGCGATGCAGCATTATTACAGTCGTAATACAGCTTCCACGTAGTTGTGGGCTGTAGAATGTCTGTGGACCAAACAATTGAAAGGTGGACTCGATCTAAGCCTAAACAGCCGTGGCACCTCCCTCCTCCTCTCTTTCTATACTCGATGTCGTGCGACACAGCCACGCGTTATagtagcaatgagggctatcgcgtatgaattcgctgctagaggcgctagtgtagcgagaagtctccgaaatgtcactgt is part of the Choristoneura fumiferana chromosome 26, NRCan_CFum_1, whole genome shotgun sequence genome and encodes:
- the LOC141442669 gene encoding uncharacterized protein isoform X1, coding for MSLREEDRQKNNCPSRGLGLAAAAIGVGVGAALYYFFNKRPENPDEEGSTSGWTCEQPHAFNLFSEEESDTSMANQYNSPNNSTSSEYTTISETTTTDTSVHDTESSVSSASSEQSEDDYIDVIPSTDEDLDVFNIEDFVLNSDSVEVDSDSQEWEDWDVTDSSLGLPEDTLFRELSPLRIAMNSIGALFSPRGARNNRSRVRTYEQEQMDTLRAQTLSEEEYEKFLKAQKFRERSWSLEECSICFEIMLKDQDLTKLPCAHNFHSSCLAPWLTEQQTCPNCRKAAE
- the LOC141442669 gene encoding uncharacterized protein isoform X2, translated to MSLREEDRQKNNCPSRGLGLAAAAIGVGVGAALYYFFNKRPENPDEEGSTSGWTCEQPHAFNLFSEEESDTSMANQYNSPNNSTSSEYTTISETTTTDTSVHDTESSVSSASSEQSEDDYIDVIPSTDEDLDVFNIEDFVLNSDSVEVDSDSQEWEDWDVTDSSLGLPEDTLFRELSPLRIAMNSIGALFSPRGARNNRSRVRTYEQEQMDTLRAQTFRERSWSLEECSICFEIMLKDQDLTKLPCAHNFHSSCLAPWLTEQQTCPNCRKAAE